From one Streptomyces sp. N50 genomic stretch:
- the rplK gene encoding 50S ribosomal protein L11, with protein MPPKKKKVTGLIKLQINAGAANPAPPVGPALGQHGVNIMEFCKAYNAATESQRGWVIPVEITVYEDRSFTFVTKTPPAAKMILKAAGVEKGSGEPHKTKVAKITQAQVREIATTKLPDLNANDLDAASKIIAGTARSMGITVEG; from the coding sequence ATGCCTCCCAAGAAGAAGAAGGTCACGGGGCTCATCAAGCTCCAGATCAACGCCGGTGCGGCGAACCCGGCCCCGCCGGTCGGCCCCGCGCTCGGTCAGCACGGCGTCAACATCATGGAGTTCTGCAAGGCCTACAACGCGGCGACCGAGTCGCAGCGTGGCTGGGTGATCCCGGTGGAGATCACGGTCTACGAAGACCGCTCCTTCACCTTCGTCACCAAGACTCCGCCGGCCGCGAAGATGATCCTCAAGGCCGCTGGTGTCGAGAAGGGCTCCGGCGAGCCGCACAAGACCAAGGTCGCCAAGATCACCCAGGCGCAGGTCCGCGAGATCGCCACGACCAAGCTTCCCGACCTGAACGCCAACGACCTGGACGCCGCGTCGAAGATCATCGCCGGCACCGCCCGTTCCATGGGCATCACGGTCGAGGGCTGA
- a CDS encoding adenosine deaminase: MERVRDVSELPKAHLHLHFTGSMRPTTVLELADKYGVRLPDALTEALTSGEPPKLRATDERGWFRFQRLYDAARSCLREPEDIQRLVREAAEEDVRDGSGWLEIQVDPTSYAPRLGGLIPALEVILDAVETTSRETGLGMRVLVAANRMKHPLDARTLARLAVRYADQGVVGFGLSNDERRGMARDFDRAFAIAQEGGLLSAPHGGELAGPSSVRDCLDDLHATRIGHGVRAAEDPRLLKRLADRGITCEVCPASNVALGVYEKHEDVPLRTLFESGVPLALGADDPLLFGSRLAAQYEIARRYHGFSDRELAELARQSVRGSAAPEDMKTKLLSGIDDWLSAPVA, translated from the coding sequence ATGGAGCGTGTACGTGATGTCTCTGAACTGCCGAAAGCCCATCTGCACCTGCACTTCACCGGGTCGATGCGGCCGACCACCGTGCTGGAGCTCGCCGACAAGTACGGCGTACGCCTGCCCGACGCCCTCACCGAGGCGCTGACCAGCGGGGAGCCGCCGAAGCTGCGGGCGACGGACGAGCGGGGCTGGTTCCGTTTCCAGCGGCTGTACGACGCGGCGCGGTCGTGCCTGCGGGAGCCCGAGGACATCCAGCGGCTGGTCCGCGAGGCCGCCGAGGAGGACGTCAGGGACGGCTCGGGCTGGCTGGAGATCCAGGTGGACCCGACGTCGTACGCACCGCGCCTGGGCGGGCTGATCCCGGCCCTTGAGGTCATCCTGGACGCGGTGGAGACGACCTCCCGCGAGACCGGGCTCGGGATGCGGGTGCTGGTGGCCGCGAACCGGATGAAGCACCCCCTGGACGCACGCACGCTGGCCCGGCTGGCCGTGCGGTACGCGGACCAGGGTGTGGTCGGTTTCGGCCTCTCGAACGACGAACGCCGGGGTATGGCACGGGACTTCGACCGAGCCTTCGCGATCGCCCAGGAGGGCGGCCTGCTGTCGGCGCCGCACGGCGGCGAGCTGGCGGGCCCGTCCTCGGTGCGGGACTGCCTGGACGACCTGCACGCGACCCGGATCGGCCACGGCGTCCGCGCGGCGGAGGACCCGCGCCTGCTGAAGCGGCTCGCGGACCGGGGCATCACCTGCGAGGTCTGCCCCGCGTCGAACGTGGCCCTCGGCGTCTACGAGAAGCACGAGGACGTGCCTCTACGGACCCTCTTCGAGTCCGGCGTCCCCCTCGCGCTCGGCGCCGACGACCCGCTCCTGTTCGGCTCCCGGCTGGCCGCCCAGTACGAGATCGCCCGCCGGTACCACGGCTTCTCGGACCGCGAACTGGCCGAACTGGCCCGGCAGTCGGTCCGCGGATCGGCCGCCCCGGAGGACATGAAGACGAAGCTCCTGTCGGGCATCGACGACTGGCTCAGTGCCCCGGTCGCTTGA
- the rplJ gene encoding 50S ribosomal protein L10 produces the protein MARPDKAAAVAELAGQFRDSNAAVLTEYRGLTVAQLKTLRRSLGENAQYAVVKNTLTKIAANEAGISTLDDLFNGPTAVAFITGDPVESAKGLRDFAKDNPNLVIKGGVLDGKALSADEIKKLADLESREVLLSKLAGAFKGKQTQAAQLFQALPSKLVRTVDALRAKQEEQGGAE, from the coding sequence ATGGCAAGGCCCGACAAGGCTGCCGCGGTAGCCGAGCTCGCGGGACAGTTCCGCGACTCGAACGCCGCCGTGCTGACCGAGTACCGGGGTCTCACCGTGGCGCAGCTCAAGACGCTGCGTCGTTCGCTCGGTGAGAACGCCCAGTACGCCGTGGTGAAGAACACGCTGACCAAGATTGCGGCCAACGAGGCCGGGATCTCTACGCTCGACGACCTGTTCAACGGTCCGACGGCGGTCGCCTTCATCACCGGTGACCCGGTGGAGTCGGCGAAGGGTCTTCGTGACTTCGCCAAGGACAACCCGAACCTCGTCATCAAGGGCGGTGTCCTTGACGGCAAGGCGCTGTCCGCCGACGAGATCAAGAAGCTCGCGGACCTCGAGTCCCGCGAGGTTCTGCTCTCCAAGCTGGCGGGTGCCTTCAAGGGCAAGCAGACTCAGGCTGCACAGCTCTTCCAGGCGCTTCCGTCGAAGCTCGTCCGCACGGTGGACGCCCTTCGCGCCAAGCAAGAAGAGCAGGGCGGTGCCGAGTAA
- the rplL gene encoding 50S ribosomal protein L7/L12, with translation MVALTQDELLAEFETMTLIQLSEFVKAFEEKFDVTAAAAVAVAGPAAPGAPAEAEAEQDEFDVILTGAGEKKIQVIKVVRELTSLGLKEAKDLVDGAPKPVVEKVAKDVAEKAAESLKAAGASVEVK, from the coding sequence ATCGTGGCTCTCACCCAGGACGAACTGCTCGCCGAGTTCGAGACCATGACCCTCATCCAGCTTTCCGAGTTCGTGAAGGCGTTCGAGGAGAAGTTCGACGTCACCGCCGCCGCCGCGGTCGCCGTTGCGGGCCCCGCCGCCCCCGGCGCCCCGGCCGAGGCCGAGGCCGAGCAGGACGAGTTCGACGTCATCCTCACGGGTGCCGGCGAGAAGAAGATCCAGGTCATCAAGGTCGTGCGTGAGCTGACCTCCCTGGGCCTCAAGGAGGCCAAGGACCTCGTGGACGGCGCCCCGAAGCCCGTCGTCGAGAAGGTCGCCAAGGACGTCGCCGAGAAGGCCGCCGAGTCCCTCAAGGCCGCCGGCGCCTCCGTCGAGGTCAAGTAA
- a CDS encoding pyridoxal phosphate-dependent aminotransferase gives MSASTPPTERRVSARVGAISESATLAVDAKAKALKAAGRPVIGFGAGEPDFPTPDYVVQAAIEACSNPKYHRYTPAGGLPELKAAIAAKTLRDSGYEVDASQILVTNGGKQAIYEAFAAILDPGDEVIVPAPYWTTYPESIRLAGGVPVDVVADETTGYRVTVEQLEAARTENTKVVLFVSPSNPTGAVYSEAEAEAIGRWAVEHGLWVMTDEIYEHLVYGDAKFTSLPAILPELRDKCIVVNGVAKTYAMTGWRVGWIIGPKDVVKAATNLQSHATSNVSNVAQVAALAAVSGNLDAVAKMGEAFDRRRKTIVRMLNEIDGVLCPEPEGAFYVYPTVKALLGKEIRGKRPQDSVELAALILEEAEVAVVPGEAFGTPGYLRLSYALGDEDLVEGVSRIQKLLAEAKD, from the coding sequence ATGAGCGCCTCAACCCCTCCCACCGAGCGCCGGGTCTCCGCCCGAGTCGGCGCGATCTCCGAGTCCGCCACCCTCGCCGTGGACGCCAAGGCAAAGGCCCTCAAGGCCGCCGGACGTCCGGTGATCGGCTTCGGCGCGGGTGAACCGGACTTCCCGACCCCGGACTACGTCGTCCAGGCCGCCATCGAGGCCTGCTCGAACCCCAAGTACCACCGCTACACCCCGGCCGGCGGTCTGCCGGAGCTGAAGGCCGCGATCGCCGCGAAGACGCTGCGCGACTCGGGCTACGAGGTGGACGCCTCGCAGATCCTCGTCACGAACGGCGGCAAGCAGGCCATCTACGAGGCCTTCGCCGCGATCCTCGACCCGGGCGACGAGGTCATCGTCCCCGCGCCGTACTGGACGACGTACCCGGAGTCGATCCGTCTCGCGGGCGGTGTCCCCGTGGACGTCGTCGCCGACGAGACGACCGGGTACCGCGTCACGGTCGAGCAGCTGGAGGCGGCCCGCACCGAGAACACCAAGGTCGTCCTCTTCGTCTCGCCGTCCAACCCGACCGGCGCCGTCTACAGCGAGGCCGAGGCCGAGGCGATCGGCCGCTGGGCCGTCGAGCACGGCCTGTGGGTCATGACGGACGAGATCTACGAGCACCTGGTCTACGGCGACGCCAAGTTCACCTCGCTGCCCGCGATCCTCCCGGAGCTGCGCGACAAGTGCATCGTGGTCAACGGCGTCGCCAAGACGTACGCCATGACCGGCTGGCGGGTGGGCTGGATCATCGGCCCGAAGGACGTCGTCAAGGCCGCGACCAACCTCCAGTCGCACGCCACGTCGAACGTCTCGAACGTGGCGCAGGTCGCCGCGCTGGCCGCCGTCTCCGGCAACCTGGACGCCGTCGCGAAGATGGGCGAGGCCTTCGACCGCCGCCGCAAGACCATCGTGCGGATGCTCAACGAGATCGACGGCGTGCTCTGCCCCGAGCCCGAGGGCGCGTTCTACGTCTACCCGACGGTCAAGGCGCTGCTCGGCAAGGAGATCCGCGGCAAGCGCCCGCAGGACTCGGTCGAGCTGGCCGCGCTGATCCTGGAGGAGGCCGAGGTCGCGGTCGTCCCGGGCGAGGCCTTCGGGACCCCCGGTTACCTGCGGCTGTCGTACGCCCTGGGTGACGAGGACCTCGTCGAAGGTGTCAGCCGTATCCAGAAGCTGCTGGCTGAGGCCAAGGACTGA
- the nusG gene encoding transcription termination/antitermination protein NusG, which produces MSDPNLNEAVEPDESVEDELDIVEGADEELDEVEAADADAGEPAEEAAVHVEDEDAEATEDLDDEATAEDDEEEAEPAEPVDPVVALREELRLLPGEWYVIHTYAGYENRVKTNLEQRAVSLNVEDYIFAAEVPQEEVVQIKNGDRKTIKQNKLPGYVLVRMDLTNESWGVVRNTPGVTGFVGNAYDPYPLTLDEIVKMLAPEAEEKAAREAAEAEGKPVPQRKVEVQVLDFEVGDSVTVTDGPFATLQATINEINADSKKVKGLVEIFGRETPVELSFDQIQKN; this is translated from the coding sequence GTGTCTGACCCGAACCTGAACGAGGCCGTCGAGCCGGACGAGTCCGTGGAAGACGAACTCGACATCGTCGAGGGCGCGGACGAGGAGCTGGACGAGGTCGAGGCTGCGGACGCCGACGCGGGCGAGCCGGCCGAGGAAGCCGCCGTACACGTCGAGGACGAGGACGCGGAAGCGACCGAGGACCTCGACGACGAGGCCACGGCCGAGGACGACGAGGAAGAGGCCGAGCCGGCCGAGCCCGTCGACCCCGTGGTCGCCCTGCGTGAGGAACTGCGTCTCCTGCCCGGCGAGTGGTACGTCATCCACACGTACGCCGGCTACGAGAACCGCGTGAAGACCAACCTGGAGCAGCGCGCCGTCTCGCTGAACGTCGAGGACTACATCTTCGCGGCCGAGGTGCCGCAGGAAGAGGTCGTCCAGATCAAGAACGGCGACCGCAAGACCATCAAGCAGAACAAGCTCCCGGGCTACGTCCTGGTCCGCATGGACCTGACGAACGAGTCCTGGGGCGTCGTGCGCAACACCCCTGGCGTCACCGGCTTCGTGGGCAACGCCTACGACCCGTACCCGCTGACCCTGGACGAGATCGTCAAGATGCTCGCCCCGGAGGCCGAGGAGAAGGCCGCGCGCGAGGCGGCCGAGGCCGAGGGCAAGCCGGTTCCGCAGCGCAAGGTCGAGGTCCAGGTGCTGGACTTCGAGGTCGGCGACTCGGTCACCGTCACCGACGGCCCGTTCGCGACGCTGCAGGCGACGATCAACGAGATCAACGCGGACTCGAAGAAGGTCAAGGGGCTCGTCGAGATCTTCGGCCGTGAGACGCCGGTGGAGCTCTCCTTCGACCAGATCCAGAAGAACTAG
- the secE gene encoding preprotein translocase subunit SecE — translation MADAVGSIDMPDAQDEVSESKKKARKGGKRAKKGPLKRLGIFYRQIVAELRKVVWPTRNQLTTYTTVVIVFVVIMIGLVTVIDYGLNHAAKYVFG, via the coding sequence ATGGCGGACGCCGTGGGCTCCATCGACATGCCTGATGCCCAGGACGAGGTGTCGGAGTCCAAGAAGAAGGCCCGCAAGGGTGGCAAGCGCGCCAAGAAGGGCCCGCTGAAGCGCCTCGGCATCTTCTACCGCCAGATCGTCGCGGAGCTCCGCAAGGTCGTCTGGCCGACCCGCAACCAGCTGACGACGTACACGACGGTTGTCATCGTCTTCGTCGTCATCATGATCGGTCTCGTGACCGTGATTGACTATGGACTCAATCACGCCGCGAAGTACGTCTTCGGCTGA
- the rplA gene encoding 50S ribosomal protein L1, translated as MSKRSKSLRAADEKIDRDKLYAPLEAVRLAKETSTSKFDGTVEVAFRLGVDPRKADQMVRGTVNLPHGTGKTARVLVFATGDRAEAATAAGADIVGSDELIDEVAKGRLDFDAVVATPDLMGKVGRLGRVLGPRGLMPNPKTGTVTPDVVKAVNEIKGGKIEFRVDKHSNLHFIIGKTSFDDTKLVENYGAALDEILRLKPSAAKGRYIKKAAISTTIGPGVPLDPNRTRNLLVEEDPAAV; from the coding sequence GTGAGCAAGCGCAGCAAGTCTCTCCGCGCTGCGGACGAGAAGATCGACCGGGACAAGCTCTACGCCCCGCTCGAGGCCGTCCGTCTCGCCAAGGAGACCTCCACCTCCAAGTTCGACGGCACCGTCGAGGTCGCCTTCCGTCTGGGTGTCGACCCGCGCAAGGCGGACCAGATGGTCCGTGGCACCGTGAACCTCCCGCACGGCACCGGCAAGACCGCCCGGGTCCTGGTCTTCGCGACCGGTGACCGTGCCGAGGCCGCGACCGCCGCGGGCGCCGACATCGTCGGCTCCGACGAACTCATCGACGAGGTGGCGAAGGGCCGGCTGGACTTCGACGCCGTCGTCGCCACCCCGGACCTCATGGGCAAGGTCGGCCGCCTCGGCCGCGTGCTCGGTCCCCGTGGTCTCATGCCGAACCCCAAGACCGGCACCGTGACGCCGGACGTGGTCAAGGCCGTCAACGAGATCAAGGGCGGCAAGATCGAGTTCCGCGTCGACAAGCACTCGAACCTGCACTTCATCATCGGCAAGACGTCCTTCGACGACACCAAGCTGGTGGAGAACTACGGCGCCGCTCTGGACGAGATCCTTCGTCTGAAGCCGTCCGCCGCCAAGGGTCGCTACATCAAGAAGGCCGCGATCAGCACCACGATCGGCCCCGGCGTTCCGCTCGACCCGAACCGCACCCGCAACCTCCTCGTCGAGGAGGACCCGGCCGCCGTCTGA